In a single window of the Hoyosella subflava DQS3-9A1 genome:
- a CDS encoding DUF309 domain-containing protein yields MQRGSEEDPETQLTGMDEARDRDESGRARNARPRDALGRPLPYGSPGVPRLEEGRVRTPEETLAEAAALLDQRLPFHAHEVFEDAWKSAPEQWRGLWKGLAQLAVGVTHAARGNLSGASRLLTRAAEHLEPFEATKPFTIDVDGLRTWSERQSAELEAHSEASPVWLTVPPLTGR; encoded by the coding sequence ATGCAACGCGGATCAGAAGAGGACCCGGAGACTCAATTGACAGGCATGGATGAGGCTCGGGATAGAGATGAGTCAGGCCGCGCACGCAATGCACGCCCGCGAGACGCGCTGGGCAGACCGCTGCCCTACGGTTCTCCGGGAGTTCCCCGCCTCGAAGAAGGGCGCGTACGTACGCCCGAAGAGACCCTCGCCGAGGCGGCTGCACTGCTCGATCAACGACTGCCGTTTCACGCTCACGAAGTCTTCGAAGACGCCTGGAAGTCCGCGCCCGAGCAGTGGCGCGGACTGTGGAAAGGTCTCGCGCAGCTTGCTGTAGGCGTTACGCATGCGGCTCGCGGCAATCTCAGCGGCGCATCCCGACTGTTGACTCGCGCAGCAGAGCATTTGGAGCCGTTTGAGGCCACGAAACCCTTCACGATCGACGTGGATGGGCTACGAACGTGGTCAGAACGCCAGTCCGCGGAGCTTGAGGCTCACAGTGAAGCCAGCCCCGTCTGGCTTACCGTGCCGCCACTGACGGGACGCTAG
- a CDS encoding fructosamine kinase family protein, whose amino-acid sequence MRNFIKRHAQHPDFYHAEHAGLEWLRAAGLPVVGVIAFDDDFIELERLQSTAPSPVAARTFGERLAKAHGVGARGFGAPPEGYDGQMFIGTQPMPSGPDAVHTSWGEFYAAERVLPFLPRARQLGMITAAAVWVVEKACDLAASGVFDNGAEPARIHGDLWSGNVMWTVDGAIAIDPAAHGGHRETDLAMLELFGCPFLDEIMGGYQSVCELEAGWQERIPLHQMHPLAVHAAGQGAYYGHELERAARAVLKLA is encoded by the coding sequence ATGCGTAACTTCATCAAGCGACACGCGCAGCACCCAGATTTCTATCATGCCGAACACGCTGGTCTCGAATGGCTGCGCGCCGCTGGTCTGCCTGTAGTCGGGGTCATCGCGTTCGATGACGACTTCATCGAACTCGAGCGCCTCCAGTCCACGGCGCCCAGCCCTGTCGCGGCGCGAACCTTCGGTGAACGGCTCGCGAAGGCTCATGGAGTCGGGGCGCGTGGTTTCGGTGCACCGCCCGAGGGTTACGACGGCCAGATGTTCATCGGCACGCAGCCGATGCCGTCGGGTCCGGACGCAGTCCACACCTCATGGGGTGAGTTCTATGCGGCCGAGCGGGTCCTGCCATTCCTGCCTCGTGCACGCCAGCTCGGAATGATCACTGCGGCTGCGGTTTGGGTGGTTGAGAAGGCCTGCGACCTGGCCGCGTCAGGTGTGTTCGATAATGGAGCGGAACCGGCCCGCATACACGGCGATCTGTGGTCGGGCAACGTCATGTGGACCGTCGATGGTGCCATCGCGATCGATCCCGCCGCACACGGTGGGCACCGTGAAACCGACCTCGCGATGCTGGAGTTGTTCGGCTGCCCATTCCTCGACGAGATTATGGGCGGCTATCAGTCAGTCTGCGAACTGGAAGCGGGCTGGCAAGAGCGGATTCCGCTGCATCAGATGCATCCGCTGGCGGTCCATGCGGCGGGGCAGGGGGCCTATTATGGTCACGAACTGGAGCGCGCTGCGCGCGCCGTACTGAAGCTGGCGTGA
- a CDS encoding nitroreductase family protein produces the protein MDAELSETLPRGVVESIARRRSYLTLTSDAPSDSDIRDLIQACTSVADHKALRPWRIITLRGAARERFGAAIVEHEYGDASLLTDPDKIADARKLAGKPLRAPLLIAIVHRFVGHPSVPEWEQVASAAGLGHLLSLALFDQGWGVVWRTGPFVNMPRVAEMHGLKEGERLLGWLYVGGIDPSDVKPRNRRIDAAQLITRLE, from the coding sequence ATGGATGCTGAACTTTCCGAGACACTGCCGCGCGGCGTCGTCGAGTCGATCGCGCGGCGACGGTCCTACTTGACGCTGACGAGTGATGCTCCGAGCGACTCTGACATCAGGGACCTCATCCAGGCGTGCACCTCGGTCGCCGACCACAAAGCGTTGCGGCCGTGGCGGATCATCACCCTGCGAGGTGCCGCGCGTGAACGGTTCGGGGCGGCCATAGTTGAGCACGAGTACGGCGATGCTTCGTTGCTGACAGACCCCGATAAGATCGCCGATGCGCGCAAACTCGCTGGTAAGCCATTGCGGGCGCCACTGCTGATCGCGATCGTGCACAGGTTTGTCGGCCACCCCAGTGTCCCCGAGTGGGAGCAGGTCGCCAGCGCTGCAGGCCTAGGGCACTTGCTTTCGCTCGCATTGTTCGACCAGGGCTGGGGCGTCGTATGGCGCACCGGGCCGTTCGTAAATATGCCGCGGGTAGCCGAAATGCACGGGCTGAAAGAGGGCGAGCGGCTGCTTGGATGGCTGTACGTTGGCGGGATCGACCCATCCGACGTCAAGCCGCGCAACCGCCGGATCGACGCCGCGCAACTGATCACCCGCCTGGAGTGA
- a CDS encoding Hsp20/alpha crystallin family protein, whose amino-acid sequence MAVPARRDPRRWDPFRDFEELYDRLGRWFEEGTGEASTWAPSVDIEETDLAFKVDAELPGVQKDDITVEYRDGILQIAGESKEKERVGIVHRRTRRTGRFSYQVTVPTEVDASKIDASLSDGVLTVTLPKSEAEKSVRKIEVRG is encoded by the coding sequence ATGGCAGTACCAGCCCGCCGAGATCCTCGCCGATGGGATCCGTTCCGTGACTTCGAGGAACTGTATGACCGCCTCGGCCGATGGTTCGAAGAAGGAACGGGGGAAGCCAGCACGTGGGCGCCGTCCGTTGATATTGAGGAGACGGACCTGGCGTTCAAGGTCGACGCGGAACTCCCAGGTGTGCAGAAGGACGACATCACCGTGGAGTACCGCGACGGCATCCTGCAGATCGCAGGCGAATCCAAGGAGAAGGAACGCGTCGGCATCGTCCACCGGCGTACCCGCCGCACTGGGCGGTTCAGTTACCAGGTGACAGTGCCGACAGAAGTCGACGCCTCGAAAATCGACGCGAGTCTCTCGGATGGCGTCCTGACGGTCACACTTCCGAAGTCTGAGGCGGAGAAGTCCGTCCGAAAAATCGAAGTTCGCGGCTAG
- a CDS encoding DUF2252 domain-containing protein, producing the protein MDERTQKTLFTGDGADSWTDAAEARDKGRDLRDYIPHEAHTYFTVQTDRPTVRDYMEATNEGRDEHLLPIRIERMRQSPFAFFRGTAGLMAYDLSHEPVTGLHAQLCGDAHASNFGLFGGRLGSIVIDVNDFDETVRGPWEWDVKRLAASLILAGRQNDIDDRTCARAARHAARAYRRAVRRVSATPFLEAWRNFADESVISRTKADALADDYARALRKAARNTSERVADRWTARDDGQWTFTEDPPIRTRISPEDETDVVDALRRYTATLPPAKRPLSARYRAHDVVHRIVGTGSVGLRSYLVLLQGNGSEALVLQLKQAQRSLLAPYVPETAPTHNGQRIVEGIRIMQADSDSWLGWTNIGDRDYMVRQFRNHKADIDPARLTAKNLDDYGRLTGALLARAHCRTIDSRTLWAYLARGKHFDRAIAAHATSYAAQVETDYAEFLALVQDGELPVNNA; encoded by the coding sequence ATGGACGAGCGGACCCAGAAAACGCTGTTCACAGGAGACGGTGCCGACTCCTGGACCGACGCGGCCGAGGCGCGCGACAAGGGCCGGGATCTCCGCGACTACATTCCCCACGAAGCGCATACCTACTTCACGGTCCAGACCGATCGCCCGACGGTCAGGGACTACATGGAAGCCACAAATGAGGGGCGTGACGAACACCTGCTGCCCATCCGGATTGAACGGATGCGCCAGTCCCCCTTCGCTTTCTTCCGCGGCACCGCGGGACTGATGGCGTATGACCTGTCCCATGAACCCGTCACGGGTCTGCACGCGCAACTATGCGGCGATGCCCACGCATCCAACTTCGGGCTCTTTGGCGGACGGCTCGGGTCCATCGTCATCGACGTCAACGATTTCGATGAGACCGTCCGGGGCCCCTGGGAGTGGGACGTCAAACGCCTCGCCGCGAGCCTGATCCTCGCTGGCCGACAGAACGACATCGACGACAGGACATGCGCTCGCGCGGCCCGCCACGCTGCGCGCGCGTACCGGCGTGCCGTTCGTCGCGTCTCCGCCACACCGTTTCTCGAAGCTTGGCGCAATTTCGCCGACGAATCAGTGATCTCGCGCACCAAGGCCGACGCACTAGCTGACGACTACGCACGCGCGCTGCGCAAAGCGGCGCGGAACACCTCCGAACGCGTCGCCGACCGATGGACCGCGCGCGACGACGGCCAATGGACATTCACTGAAGACCCACCGATTCGCACGCGGATCTCACCGGAAGACGAGACCGACGTCGTCGATGCGCTGCGCCGCTACACCGCGACGTTGCCGCCTGCGAAACGTCCGCTCAGCGCACGATATCGCGCTCACGACGTCGTTCACCGGATCGTGGGCACGGGGAGTGTGGGGCTGCGGAGTTACCTTGTTCTCCTTCAGGGGAATGGGAGTGAGGCGCTCGTCCTCCAACTGAAACAGGCGCAGCGCTCACTGCTGGCGCCGTATGTTCCTGAGACCGCGCCCACCCACAATGGGCAGCGCATCGTCGAGGGCATCCGCATCATGCAAGCGGACAGCGACTCATGGCTTGGGTGGACGAACATTGGTGACCGTGACTACATGGTGCGGCAATTCCGCAATCACAAGGCGGACATCGATCCGGCACGCCTGACCGCAAAGAATCTCGACGACTACGGCCGCCTGACCGGCGCGCTGCTTGCCCGCGCCCACTGCCGGACAATCGACTCGCGCACGCTCTGGGCGTACCTCGCGAGAGGGAAGCACTTCGACCGCGCCATCGCCGCCCACGCCACGTCCTACGCCGCCCAGGTGGAGACTGACTACGCCGAATTTCTCGCGCTTGTTCAAGACGGCGAGCTACCTGTGAATAATGCGTAA
- a CDS encoding alanine/glycine:cation symporter family protein produces the protein MDQLNSFITDINDRYWYLIIALLLASGIYYTIRSRFAQFRLGREMVRLISEPSLTMENGRKGLSSFQSFTISAAARVGTGNVAGVAIAITVGGPGAVFWMWVTALIGAATSFVESTLGQLYKVKDHDSYRGGPAYYISRGLGKHRIAAVFAVVTIVTYPLVFNSVQANTIADVVSNSAGTSSTFVTFGLGLALAALTALVIFGGVRRISWVCQVIVPALALSYIGLGLVVIAMNIDAVPGMFVLIFENAFGLREIVGGGIGAAIMHGIRRGLYSNEAGMGSVPNISATAAVSHPVKQGLVQSLGVYFDTLVICSMTAFIILLSDPDFGQREGAGLTQNALALQFGDWAIHYLAVVIFFLAFSSVLGNYYIGQANVQFLTHSRIALNSFRVAVITCVFLGSVGSLALVWNVADLTMGVMVLINLLVIAPLSVIAFRLLDHYLDQRRRGINPTFAKRDMPDLAGVECWEGAQEGARIS, from the coding sequence GTGGATCAGCTAAACAGCTTCATTACCGACATCAATGACCGTTATTGGTATCTGATTATCGCCCTTCTTCTGGCTTCGGGCATCTACTACACGATCCGGTCCAGGTTCGCTCAGTTCCGGCTTGGGCGCGAGATGGTCCGGCTGATCTCTGAGCCATCGCTGACCATGGAGAACGGACGGAAAGGTCTTTCATCGTTCCAGTCGTTCACCATTTCGGCCGCCGCCAGGGTGGGCACCGGGAATGTCGCCGGTGTCGCCATCGCGATTACCGTTGGAGGCCCAGGTGCCGTCTTCTGGATGTGGGTGACGGCACTGATCGGCGCGGCGACTTCATTCGTCGAATCAACTCTCGGGCAGCTCTATAAGGTCAAAGACCATGACAGCTATCGCGGTGGACCGGCCTATTACATCAGCCGTGGCCTCGGGAAGCACCGCATTGCGGCCGTATTCGCGGTTGTCACCATCGTCACCTACCCCCTCGTTTTCAACAGTGTGCAAGCCAACACGATCGCTGATGTCGTCAGCAACTCTGCCGGCACGTCATCCACTTTCGTGACTTTCGGGCTTGGGTTAGCCCTCGCTGCGCTCACGGCACTGGTGATCTTCGGCGGTGTCCGCCGAATTTCGTGGGTGTGCCAGGTCATAGTGCCGGCCCTTGCGTTGTCCTACATCGGCCTCGGTCTTGTGGTCATTGCCATGAACATCGATGCAGTGCCCGGCATGTTCGTGCTGATCTTCGAGAACGCTTTTGGACTCCGGGAGATTGTCGGCGGCGGGATCGGCGCCGCGATCATGCACGGCATCCGTCGTGGCCTCTATTCAAACGAAGCCGGGATGGGGTCAGTCCCGAATATCAGTGCCACTGCTGCCGTTTCACACCCCGTGAAACAGGGCCTCGTGCAATCGCTGGGCGTTTACTTCGACACGTTGGTCATCTGCTCAATGACCGCATTCATCATCCTGCTTTCCGATCCCGATTTCGGGCAGCGGGAAGGTGCCGGACTGACACAGAATGCTCTCGCCCTTCAGTTCGGCGACTGGGCCATTCACTACCTCGCCGTTGTCATCTTCTTTCTCGCGTTCAGTTCGGTCCTTGGCAACTACTACATCGGCCAGGCCAACGTCCAGTTCCTGACCCATTCGCGCATCGCGCTCAATTCGTTCCGGGTCGCGGTGATTACATGCGTGTTCCTCGGGTCCGTCGGATCACTCGCGCTGGTGTGGAACGTGGCTGACCTCACCATGGGTGTGATGGTGCTGATCAACCTTCTGGTCATCGCGCCACTATCGGTGATCGCGTTCCGCCTGCTCGATCACTATCTCGACCAACGGCGCCGCGGCATCAACCCAACTTTCGCCAAGCGAGACATGCCAGATCTTGCGGGGGTCGAATGCTGGGAAGGCGCGCAAGAAGGCGCGCGCATTTCCTAA
- a CDS encoding nitroreductase family deazaflavin-dependent oxidoreductase has translation MSIAGTIFVNTLKAHQALYERSGGRIGHKLLGVPTLLVTTKGRKTGKERVSALTYAPVTGGYAVVASNGGASKNPGWLHNLTAQPQVKVQVGRDVFPAVARVVRPGDNEYDDAWAAVNRVNKNRYTAYQRMTSRPIPVVILAKN, from the coding sequence ATGAGCATTGCCGGCACCATCTTCGTGAATACGCTGAAGGCGCACCAGGCACTTTACGAGCGGAGTGGCGGACGGATCGGCCACAAGCTTCTCGGTGTGCCGACGCTGCTCGTGACGACGAAGGGACGCAAAACTGGCAAGGAACGCGTCAGCGCACTGACCTACGCCCCCGTTACCGGCGGCTACGCCGTCGTCGCCTCCAACGGAGGCGCTAGCAAGAACCCTGGCTGGCTGCATAACCTCACTGCCCAGCCGCAGGTCAAGGTGCAGGTAGGCCGCGATGTCTTCCCCGCCGTCGCACGAGTCGTGCGTCCTGGCGACAACGAATACGACGACGCCTGGGCAGCTGTCAATCGAGTTAATAAGAATCGCTACACGGCATATCAGAGAATGACGAGCCGCCCGATCCCGGTTGTCATCCTCGCCAAAAACTGA
- a CDS encoding DUF1295 domain-containing protein produces MGDFLVVSAASLAAIAVLIAVTAVAGFRVGRHNVVDVSWGLAFVSVAAAAAAAGSGEPARRLVVLVLVTVWGVRLAWHMFIRTRGHGEDPRYTEMLQRGSGNPTWLAIRKIYLTQALAAWFVSLPIQVAAVSDGPLGWIAFAGILLWIMGLTFEAVGDYQLRKFKADPANRGKVMDRGLWSWTRHPNYFGDACVWWGIFLIAADVWPGVLTILSPVLMTYFLAFATGGKLLEKHMSERPGYRDYQARVSFFVPLPPKRKNRERA; encoded by the coding sequence ATGGGTGATTTCCTCGTAGTCAGCGCTGCCTCGCTCGCCGCGATCGCTGTCCTGATCGCAGTCACGGCGGTGGCAGGATTCCGGGTGGGACGTCACAACGTGGTCGACGTGTCGTGGGGGCTGGCGTTCGTGTCAGTCGCGGCGGCCGCGGCCGCCGCGGGGAGTGGCGAGCCAGCCCGCAGGCTCGTCGTCCTGGTCCTGGTCACAGTGTGGGGGGTGCGGCTGGCGTGGCACATGTTCATCCGTACCCGCGGGCACGGTGAAGATCCGCGCTATACAGAAATGCTGCAGCGCGGCAGCGGCAACCCCACGTGGCTGGCCATTCGCAAGATCTATCTAACGCAGGCGCTCGCGGCGTGGTTCGTCTCCCTGCCGATCCAGGTGGCCGCGGTCTCTGATGGTCCACTAGGGTGGATCGCCTTTGCGGGCATTTTGCTGTGGATCATGGGGCTGACGTTCGAGGCAGTTGGGGACTATCAGCTGCGGAAGTTCAAGGCCGATCCGGCGAACCGCGGCAAAGTGATGGACCGCGGACTCTGGTCCTGGACGCGGCATCCGAACTATTTCGGTGATGCGTGCGTCTGGTGGGGCATCTTCCTCATCGCCGCCGACGTGTGGCCCGGCGTCCTGACAATTCTGTCACCCGTTCTGATGACGTACTTCCTTGCCTTCGCCACCGGCGGAAAGCTACTGGAAAAACACATGTCCGAGCGTCCTGGTTACCGCGACTATCAGGCGCGGGTGAGCTTTTTCGTTCCGCTTCCGCCCAAGCGGAAGAATCGCGAACGGGCCTGA
- a CDS encoding class I SAM-dependent methyltransferase translates to MADLAAPAAPLPARPAAEIIAGVLEPLTGSPLPVRIEAWDGSTAGPSGVPVVELASPDAILRMLWHPGELGAAQAYVTGELDVQGDLGAALDHVWRVVRERNLRAVRPHPRNLARIARAARELGVLRTAPEPPRSQARIRGRLHSLRRDKRAISHHYDLSNDFYSKILDPHMAYSCGYWMSGDPSYTVEDAQRDKLDLVCRKLGLREGMRVLDIGCGWGSLSIHAADKYGVDVVGVTLSREQKAFADKRIAEIGLTDRVDIRLQDYREIPDGPFDAVASLEMGEHVGQRNYPRYAQALFENVKPTGRVLIQQMSRRGRHPGGGPFIESFIAPDMHMRPVGETIGMLEEAGLELRDVHALREHYVRTVDAWHEQFEANWDELCAMVGEEVARVWRLYLVGGGRAFRDGRMGVDQLLLVRPDSTGGSHMPAVRGPAHG, encoded by the coding sequence ATGGCGGATCTCGCAGCTCCGGCAGCTCCGCTGCCAGCACGGCCGGCCGCTGAGATCATCGCAGGGGTCCTCGAACCGTTGACCGGCAGTCCATTGCCGGTGCGTATCGAAGCCTGGGATGGCAGCACCGCGGGTCCCAGCGGTGTCCCCGTAGTGGAACTCGCGTCCCCGGATGCGATCCTGCGGATGCTGTGGCATCCAGGGGAACTGGGCGCCGCCCAGGCGTACGTCACCGGTGAGCTCGACGTGCAAGGCGACCTTGGTGCCGCGCTGGACCATGTCTGGCGAGTGGTGCGTGAGCGCAACCTCCGCGCTGTCCGGCCGCACCCGCGCAACCTTGCTCGCATTGCCCGCGCAGCGCGGGAACTCGGAGTACTGCGCACAGCTCCCGAACCTCCCCGCTCGCAGGCCCGAATCCGCGGACGGCTCCACAGCCTCCGGCGTGACAAGAGGGCGATCAGCCACCACTACGACCTCTCCAACGACTTCTATTCGAAAATTCTCGACCCTCACATGGCGTACTCGTGCGGATACTGGATGTCCGGCGACCCGTCCTACACCGTGGAGGATGCGCAGCGCGACAAACTGGACCTCGTGTGCCGCAAGCTTGGGTTACGCGAAGGCATGCGCGTTCTTGATATCGGTTGCGGGTGGGGCAGTCTCAGCATCCACGCTGCCGACAAGTATGGAGTAGACGTAGTCGGGGTCACGCTGTCACGGGAACAGAAAGCGTTCGCGGACAAACGTATCGCCGAGATCGGACTCACGGACCGCGTCGATATCAGGCTCCAGGACTATCGTGAGATTCCGGATGGCCCCTTCGACGCGGTTGCGTCTTTGGAGATGGGGGAGCACGTTGGGCAGCGGAACTATCCGCGCTATGCCCAGGCTTTGTTCGAAAACGTGAAACCCACTGGCCGAGTGCTCATTCAGCAGATGTCGCGCCGCGGACGTCACCCGGGCGGCGGTCCGTTCATCGAATCCTTCATCGCTCCGGACATGCACATGCGACCTGTCGGGGAAACGATCGGCATGCTCGAAGAGGCAGGTCTTGAGCTGCGTGACGTCCACGCGCTCCGGGAACATTACGTGCGCACCGTCGACGCGTGGCATGAACAATTCGAGGCGAACTGGGATGAGCTCTGCGCCATGGTCGGTGAGGAGGTCGCCCGCGTGTGGCGGCTCTACCTCGTTGGCGGTGGTCGTGCATTCCGGGACGGGCGCATGGGAGTCGACCAGTTACTGCTGGTCCGCCCCGATAGCACTGGCGGCAGCCACATGCCCGCGGTGCGGGGACCCGCTCATGGGTGA